The following is a genomic window from Salarias fasciatus chromosome 10, fSalaFa1.1, whole genome shotgun sequence.
CTGTCCATGAAGTACAAGGGCTAcgtgaacagcagcagccagatcaAGGCCAGCTTCAGGTGAGATCAGTTCCACTCAGTGTCAGTTTAATATTTCGCCATTggctgtttgatgtttttttaaatatatctaAACAGCTTCTTTACTCTtatctgtttctttcttcttttggtCTTGTTCACACACCGCGCCACAGCCATGACTACTCCTTCATCGTCAGTGGATCAGAGGACAGATACGTGTACATCTGGAGCACGTACCACGACCTGAGCAAGTTCACGTCTGTGCGACGGGATCGCAATGACTTCTGGGAAGGGATTAAAGGTaactaaggctgaatcccatttcaccccttggcccttcccctcgttttgcgcgttcacgtgtaGGGGCAGGAGTGTCCCAGTTGTCATTATGACGTAGGGGTAGGGACAAGAACGAGGGCCAATCACaacctccaaaaggagattctcgagaggcacacttcaaacggaggggtatgatccagtggcggcggaaggcgaggggcgcttgttctgtAAGCCTAGACCGTGACTGGCTGGGTGGAGTTAATTCACTTCCGATTGGCGGGGGCGcccgtttccacacccgcgcattccaaacacaacagatagacgattattttcaataaactggtttcttcaacactgcccgcctggaatgcgcgggtgggaaacgagcacccccaccaatgcggaagtgaactaaccccgcccaccAGTCACGGTCCAggcaaacaaaacaagcgcccctcgccatcggccgccactggatgacagatttctcagaaggccttccaagatggcggcgtctgcaacgaaagaagttcataaatgtcagtattttgtcaattaataaagtttcaaaatgtaagaaaaacattcttcttcggcaaacaattgtcgcatctgcctacgtcatcggcagcggcgactactgatgacgtacgcgattttggaaggggtgttccaattcggaagggtttactttcggccctaccccttagcactccgtttcaaaggggcaaggccaagggggagggctagaaagagaaatgggattgggcctaaaCATCACTTCGTTCCACTTGTCTCAGAACTCTGTACTAAAAACTGAGAGGCTTCAGTTTGAGGAAGGAGTCCAGTTGATCGTAACATCAATAACTGGAAACAACTCGTATTTACAGGAAACACTGTCaagctgtgtgtctgctgtccaTCCACTGATACGTCTTTAAAAAACCTTTacatcaaatctgtctggagctGAAGGCGGGAGACATCAGAGCAGCAGTTCATCAGTGTGTGCAATTATAGGAATGTAAAGTCCACCCCTTCCTGCGGGTGTCTGCTTATTGAAGCAAGGCGCTACAGTGACCTTGAAGTATGTGGCACCCGGAGATTTATGCTCCTGCCGGGTTTCACCTTGGCAGAGAGACGGATGGACGGCAACAAGATGAAAAGACATCCAGAAACTCCCTCTAAGCCCGTCGTCTAAAAGCTTCTGTCACACCAACCCATGCATGTTCTGTACCAGTGTTTAATCACTTCCCGTCTCTCCAGCACACAATGCCGTGGTCACCTCAGCCGTGTTCGCTCCCCATCCAAGCCTCATCGTTCCACAAGAATGTGGAGCAGAGAAACCAGAAGCAGAGTGCAAGAGCCTGGACTCCACGGATTCTGAAACTATACCCTCAGGTACGTCCGTCTGGGTTCATTCATAAGCCGGCCGTGACGCGGACGTCGCCACTTCACTCAtgtcaaactgctgctgtgtgcaggAGCCCTGAAGACGGATCACACCGAGGTTCTCCTCTCCGCGGACTTCACTGGAGCCATCAAGGTCTTCATCAATGTAAAAAAGTACTGAGCACTTCCCGAGGATCCAGGACATCATGTCAGAAGCCTTTTAAGATTTCCTTAACTACCTAATGGTTTGTGGGTGTTCTAAAACCTCAGCTGAGAGAAGCGGTGGAAGCTATGAACTGTACAGAAGTGACGGGCGGAGACGTCCGGTCACTCTTCTGTTATTTTTACCTTTCATACCAAGCTACTGTGAACGGTTTGGGTGGAGAGAACAAGAACAAGACCCGTgaattttctgtgtggagtttgagcCGAGAGAAATCTGCTCGGATACGGTTTAAACCGATCGGCTGTTCCTCACCATGTGGACATCCTCCTGTTGGTTCCCTCTTTTCGAACAAGCGTAGTTTTCCATAGAGAAGCCAGACATGGTCCAACGCTGATCAGATTTCAGTGTGTCTGCATACAGACtgtcaaccttttttttttttctttcctggaaTTCAAGTTATTTGTGCCAACAGAAGccagattgctttttttttttgtaacggGTAGTCAAGCTTTCCTTGAGAATAAAGCGTTTTTGCAGATAATAGTAAACCTACAGTTCAGGAAATGTGTATACGGTTACTAATTAGTAGCGCTGGGTatcttaattattttttttttgttgttctcagAAACAGTACTGCTCTTAAATACTTTTGATACATGTCTTTGTTCAATGAAAGCACATTCATTATAATACTGTACATTTTCTGTGTAACATTGCATACTTACTGCTTTTGTAAACAAATTGATGCTCTATTACTTtcctcaattaaaaaaaaaaacaaaaacagaaaaatctaCACAAAGTTCATATGTTGAAATCCAGTTTTCAGCTTTTAGGAAGCAATTTAacgaaacagggaaaaaaaaaaagcttgctcCTAACATGCAAGTTCTTCACATGTGTGATTTATTTAGTGTCAGAACCTTGCAGCAACATTTGCGGTCATCatctcaaaaacaacaaaaatatatataactAGTTACAGTGTTCGAACGTCTTCATACAAAAAAGAGTGCTGAATCTTGCGTGGATACCGGGGGTcgggagccggggggggggggggggggggggggggggtacggACATGTCGATCTGTTCAGAAGCTCTGCGGAGGTGCTTTGTGTAGTTCATTGTCACCAGCAGCACATTGCGGCCCCGGAGTCAGTGTTTGCTCTTCTTCGCCTTCCTGTGGGAGCGATGCGGCGATCGTGACCTGGAtttcttctggactggagacGGCGATCTGGAGCGTTTGGACCATTTGGGAGACCTTGTCCTGTTAAAGACAGAACacgttgaagaaaaaaaataatcacaatgCAGGCGTCATGTTGTTGTCAGAGCACTTGCTTTAACGGGGAGATGCTGCGCGATTTCCGGGCTTGATCTCCACGTTCGCCGCTGCGTTTTCTGCCCCcttcttcatttcttctgctcctgtctttgttttttctgtcgtcCTTTGATCGGTCTTTGGATTTTGATGCCGACCGCTTcgtcttttcttcatctttttggAACTCCTGTAGCAGGCAGGGTGGGAGACGGATGAGGGTGCAGAAAGATGGAGCCTACTAAATCCTGAACACCTTCACTGCTGCACAACAGCCCCACCTTCTGAAGCAGCTTGTTTCTGTagtgctccacctgctgctggatgctCATCCCAGACTTCCTCGGCCTTTTCCCAGATTCCAGCTCATCCTGGATCTTCATGACCCTCACCTGAGGCACAGACACTGAGTTGGAGCTGCATATTTCTTATTACATGTAACTTCATAGAGAAAGAGTTACAAATAGAGTGTATTGTGATGTTCGGGGAGATTAGAAGCCGTCTTGTCAAATCAATCCTGTCGGAAGAAGATGTGCCACTTGCCTCCAGCTCTCTCagctttttccttttgctcTCAGACATCTGGAAACTTCTGAGCGAGCTCTGGAAAACGGCGCTGTCATAGTTTGATGAACTGCAAGACTCGGTGCTGCTGTCGCTGTCTGAGCCCTCGTCTCCGTCCTGCGAGTTCCCGCTGAACGAATGAGAGGCAATGAGCTGACATTCCTCTCCGTTATGTGAAGACGCGACGTTTCGAAACTCGTTTTCAAAACCTCACCTGACGTTCACCTCGTCCTCGCTCTCTGGCTCCGCCACATTGTCCCACTTAGAGTCAGTTttggctgagagagagagagagagagaaggcagaACGGTGAGGAGACAGCAAGCAGGTTGACCACAAGCACTTCCAAACAGATCTTACCTTGAGGAAACGTCCCGCTGTCTCCCGTCATCTCCCACTTGGACAAAGGCACTCTGgagagagcagctctgctctcatcTACTGAGGAAAGAGAAGCTCGTCAGGGTGACGACAAGGACGGATCGGGCAGGTGATCCCAGTCGCAGCGTGAGCTCAGTTTTGCTCGCTATTCATTGACGGTGATGGCTAGAattcccagcatgcaacagaAGCGCACAGTCAGCTTGTTGAGGCGGCGGGAGATCATCGTTCCTTACAGGAAGCTGTGAACTGCAGGTTAAAGGATGTGACCCACTCACATGGCAGTCCGTCGATATCGTCAGAGGCGGCCCCCAAAGGAACGCCGTCGATGTCGTCGACGGGCGCGCCGTCCAGGGGGTCCCAGCCCAGAGGACAGCCGTCAAGGTCGTCTGCTGTGCCGGCGTCGAAAGGTAAACCATCGAGAGGCGTGTTGTCCAGCGGAGCGCCGTCAAGATCACAGGGTGcttcctgcagagagagagagagacgggatCATTTATGCCAAAGCCATTATTCAATACATGCAGCTGTACGTTCATTGATGGAGTCACAGGGCAAAATGGAGGTTACTGCAGCAAGGACAGTTCGCCAGTTCATCAGTCAatagagacacaaacacacacacacaccgattcaCAATGCTGTTAAGGTCGTTTCTGTAATGAGATCCATGTCAGGCTCACCTTTGCCGTCTCTATTATCTCCTCTCCGGCTTTAGCGAAGCCCAGAAAGATATTCTGGAGGTGGATGAGATAAGGCTCGGGGTAGATGGCCCAGTCCTCCCAGGCTCGAAAACACATCATTACCTTTTGCTGTGGAGacaagagtttaaaaaaaaaaaacattggaacTTTGTGTATTTTCGCTGAACGTCCACATGCGAGAGAAACAAACTGTCCGTCACCTTAAACTGCTCGGCCTGCAGCCGGGCTTGGATGTTTTTGTGCGCTGCGTTAAGGTCTCTGAATATTTGCGTGAGCTTGGtctcaaaacttaaaaaaaaaaaaaaaagagagagaaaaacattttaaaactgtcagAAGGAGAAGAAATATGACGAGCTGGGATAAAGCCTCTTACTATTTCCGATAATAAGATGCTCCGGCGACTTTGGCACAGGAGTTGTGCAGGATGTCCGACACCAGATACAATCGAGCAATCTGGAGgatggagccaaaaaaaaaaaaaaaaaagtaaacatgacAGACATATATGTTCAAGTGTTATTCTATAAAAGAGGGAAGCCTGCCTTCTTTTGAAGAGGCGTCTGGAGTAAGGAGAAGGAGTCGGTGATGTGGCCCACGACTTCCTCCGCGGCGTCGGCTCGGTCCAGACAGAACAGCATGGCGTTGGCGATCTCCTCTCGGCTCGGAGTGAGATCTTTGAGCAGCGTCTCCAGCCTCTGCTTGTGCCTGGACGGAGAGTCGAGAGCGGCGCTGGAATAAAGTCTCATCTGCGCGCGTTGTTTACATCTCGAGGACGGACTTACTCGGATCTGAGCTGGcctttcttcacctcctcctcggCGGAGACgccgtcctccccctccgccccgTCGTCGGCTCTCTCCGAGTAGCTGTTCAGGCTGGGGGGCCTCCACACCGAGCCCCCTCGGAACATGCGGAAGTCCGACGTCCTCCACTCCGTCGGGGACTCTCCCTGGAAGAGAGGAGATGGACCGGACGCTCAGAGTTTCCCTTTTTCACGACGGTGTATCAGAGAAGGTTAAAATCCGCAGCCTGACAAACCTGGAGGATTGAGAACAGCTTCCAGCGATAGTACACATGGTGCTggcttttgttttcaaaaaggaaCCTAGGatcattaaaattaaataaataaatacacattcATCGCCAACGgttacacaaaaacaaactcctgACCTGGAGCAGCTCACCCACCTGTAATCGggattgtttttctctttgctcaTGATCATGGCTTCGAACACGGGACCTTCGCGCACCACAAACTCGATCATCCGGTGAATAAGGCATAGCAGATTCCTGAGGAGAAAGAAGCTCCTTTACTGATACACACTCAGCTCTGTAGTCCCTCTTTAAAGTGAACTAGCGGTCCATGAATACTGCTCCTTAATAGTGCGATGGTGGCCAACCTTGagcattttaaaatgctttgtACAAGGATGCGTCGGTGTGTTAACTTTCAAGGTCCACTGTGTTCATCAAGAAATCTCTTGATTTACACTTATATTTCAGAAATGGAAGGCACTGCAGGAGTCAAAGTTTTACTGTCTTCACTGCTCTGGATGAGGCTTAGaaataattaagaaaaaaaaaagggacctTCTAAGTGTGGCAGCATGAAGCAAGACAGACTGTTTGGAGGTATTttggtgaaagtgtgtgtgtgtgtgtgtgtgtatgtgtgtgtgtgtgtgtgtgtgtgtgtgtgtgtgtgtgtttacctttcCGTTGGGATAACCACTTTCACTACAGCTTCGGACAGAGTCTGTCAAAttgaacaaagtgaaaccatGATGGCATCAAAAGAGCCGCGACGCTGAACACATGATGAACTGCTGTAAAGGGCTGAGAGCTGAAACACTCGGTCCACTTCTTTTTTATCAGTATTTTGAATCTGTGCTTTTCCAAACTGTTAATTCAGGGAAAATTCCCCTACAGGCTCAGCCATTGgttaaataaaagaataagTAGTTAGTAGAAATTGCAAATATTGTTGAACTACAACAATCCAGATCCTGGTGGAATCCAGaagtgagagagaaaacatttcgATCAGACCTGCAGCACTCAAACAGAaacctcttaaaaaaaacaggtctgCAGGTTCTTCCCGatttcacacagcagaggagacgctACCTTGTCGAACTCGGTTTTGGACAGGCCCAGCGGCTTGGTGAAGTCGTTGCGGAAGCGATCTCTGGGCTGAGCGTTGAAAGGCaggccggacggcggcggcggcgtggttCTCAGCCCCACCGGAGTGTACAGGGGCTGCGGGGGGATGCGAGCCGGTTTGCCCCAACCCAGCTTCATTTCAAACCCCATGATGACTTTACCTGTGAACAAAAGAAGCACACAGAGGGAAAGAGTCACAACTTTTGCTGccgtttacttttttttgttatcagTTTCATTATTAATACTGATGAAACGCACCGTCGAGTGCGGCCAGAGCTCTCTCCGCATCTTTCCGTGTCATGAAGGCCACAAAGGCTCTGTTGGAGGTCCTGCAGCGCTCCTCGTCCGTCCGCGGCCACATGATCTTCACGCTGGCCAAAGGCCCGTACCGGCAAAACTCTTTACAGAGCATCTCCTCATTCATCTGGAAAATaacaggaacaaaaaataaaatcaatggcGGCGTGTTCATCTGGCCTGCGCCGAGCCGATCCACGTCGAAGCGCCGCCTCCTGTACCTTTGGGCTGATGCAGCTGATGTAGAGGTTGGTGGAGGTTGGCACTGTGGGGTCGTCGTAAAACACTGCGGAGGGAAAACAGCTCGGGTTTAGATTCGGGGCTTTGCTAAATGTTCAGGGAACAACCGGCAACGTCAAAGCTGGAGACTTGCGTGATCGTCCCGATAAGGATAAATCCAGGTCACCGAATCCTGCTCCTCCGCTGGGGTCATTCCTCTTCCGCTTGTGTCTTTCCTCACGCTCTTCTTGGATTCTGCATTTTCCAGCATACAGGATAATAACAATGTTATTCATGCATAGTGAAGTCTAAGTGGCGCAGCGGAGAGCTGATAATAACCTGCTGGGATCAGACTATAGAAACCTTCAGATGTGATATTGGGTacgcctcaaaaaaaaaaaaagactcacagCTTTAGTTCCTCCTTGAAGAGTTCGAGGttactcttcttcttttcttcggCTTTTCTTTTGAACGTCTGAAAATCAGAAAGGCCGTggttaccatgacaacagaCTGCCTATTCACACCGAGTCTGACCATTTTCAAAAGACAAAGCTAAACAGCAATATGTTGCTTTGATTCAAATGACTCTATGCAGTGTATGTTTTTGTAAATCATTCCTCTTTTAGTTTTGTGCGATCTGTCTCGATGCAGTAATCTCACTGAATCTGAAAACATTCACACGACTCCATGATCCTCAGTGGTGAGAGTCCAGACTTACAGCCTTTTTGCTCTCTGCAGAGGACACCGGCGAGGCATGCTGGGGCACCAGCTTGGTAGAAGGTCGGTACAGTTTGCTCTTCTTGAGCTCtgcttctttctcctctgcaAAAGCAACGgcaaaaacccaaaacatcaCCAACTGGACACATTATTCAACTGTTTCAGACTCATTTTGCTGTGTCTGCtgttagaaaataaataatattgatGTCTACTTGTAAGACGAAGGCAGCAGCCATAATAGAGTTGGTGTTGTGGCCTGGGGCGGCCTTGGCGGTAGCTGGATGGGCTTCCTGAAGCGTGCGCAGACGCAACCGTACGCAGAGTTGTTATTGTAACTGAACGTGCTTACTAATCTTTCCAAGCATTTCATCAAATGTCAACATGACCAGAAATaaggaaacagacacacagatgttCTGGAGGTAACAACGCCCATGAACCAGTGTTTAATACACTTCTAATAATGACAGCTTTCAATTGGCAGCCAGTAAAGAATCAAAGAACTGGGGCAGACTGCTGACTCCAAGCGTCCAGACTAAATTATTTTCTAGAAACTGTGGAAAGAATTTAGGCCTGAAAAATGATAATggtgaaatatttcactgctGAGTCAGCCTGATCTTCTCCTGGGTTTCACACTACACTCCTGATAAGTTTAAGTTCCAGCTTTGTGCAGGAGTGAAGATGATGAATTACTTTTTTGCAGGAAtgtcattttttgtttgtgtggaaaCACAGCAGTTAGTggtcaatactctcatctcataGTATACAAAAATATATCTGCATCGTCAACATTGACGAATACAGTGTTTCTACATTTTAATGGAAGCATAACTCATGATCCAGTTTTTGTCCTAACAGGAGTATAAAAAGCAGGATTGGAATAACCGT
Proteins encoded in this region:
- the LOC115395276 gene encoding U2 snRNP-associated SURP motif-containing protein isoform X1, whose product is MAERKGKAAPPVKTLTKKEQEDLKKKEEEKAAEVFEEFLASFEASEKSNVKTFVRGGIVNATKEEKEAELKKSKLYRPSTKLVPQHASPVSSAESKKATFKRKAEEKKKSNLELFKEELKLIQEEREERHKRKRNDPSGGAGFGDLDLSLSGRSLFYDDPTVPTSTNLYISCISPKMNEEMLCKEFCRYGPLASVKIMWPRTDEERCRTSNRAFVAFMTRKDAERALAALDGKVIMGFEMKLGWGKPARIPPQPLYTPVGLRTTPPPPSGLPFNAQPRDRFRNDFTKPLGLSKTEFDKTLSEAVVKVVIPTERNLLCLIHRMIEFVVREGPVFEAMIMSKEKNNPDYRFLFENKSQHHVYYRWKLFSILQGESPTEWRTSDFRMFRGGSVWRPPSLNSYSERADDGAEGEDGVSAEEEVKKGQLRSEHKQRLETLLKDLTPSREEIANAMLFCLDRADAAEEVVGHITDSFSLLQTPLQKKIARLYLVSDILHNSCAKVAGASYYRKYFETKLTQIFRDLNAAHKNIQARLQAEQFKQKVMMCFRAWEDWAIYPEPYLIHLQNIFLGFAKAGEEIIETAKEAPCDLDGAPLDNTPLDGLPFDAGTADDLDGCPLGWDPLDGAPVDDIDGVPLGAASDDIDGLPLDESRAALSRVPLSKWEMTGDSGTFPQAKTDSKWDNVAEPESEDEVNVSGNSQDGDEGSDSDSSTESCSSSNYDSAVFQSSLRSFQMSESKRKKLRELEVRVMKIQDELESGKRPRKSGMSIQQQVEHYRNKLLQKEFQKDEEKTKRSASKSKDRSKDDRKNKDRSRRNEEGGRKRSGERGDQARKSRSISPLKTRSPKWSKRSRSPSPVQKKSRSRSPHRSHRKAKKSKH
- the LOC115395276 gene encoding U2 snRNP-associated SURP motif-containing protein isoform X2, which produces MAERKGKAAPPVKTLTKKEQEDLKKKEEEKAAEVFEEFLASFEASEKSNVKTFVRGGIVNATKEEKEAELKKSKLYRPSTKLVPQHASPVSSAESKKATFKRKAEEKKKSNLELFKEELKLIQEEREERHKRKRNDPSGGAGFVFYDDPTVPTSTNLYISCISPKMNEEMLCKEFCRYGPLASVKIMWPRTDEERCRTSNRAFVAFMTRKDAERALAALDGKVIMGFEMKLGWGKPARIPPQPLYTPVGLRTTPPPPSGLPFNAQPRDRFRNDFTKPLGLSKTEFDKTLSEAVVKVVIPTERNLLCLIHRMIEFVVREGPVFEAMIMSKEKNNPDYRFLFENKSQHHVYYRWKLFSILQGESPTEWRTSDFRMFRGGSVWRPPSLNSYSERADDGAEGEDGVSAEEEVKKGQLRSEHKQRLETLLKDLTPSREEIANAMLFCLDRADAAEEVVGHITDSFSLLQTPLQKKIARLYLVSDILHNSCAKVAGASYYRKYFETKLTQIFRDLNAAHKNIQARLQAEQFKQKVMMCFRAWEDWAIYPEPYLIHLQNIFLGFAKAGEEIIETAKEAPCDLDGAPLDNTPLDGLPFDAGTADDLDGCPLGWDPLDGAPVDDIDGVPLGAASDDIDGLPLDESRAALSRVPLSKWEMTGDSGTFPQAKTDSKWDNVAEPESEDEVNVSGNSQDGDEGSDSDSSTESCSSSNYDSAVFQSSLRSFQMSESKRKKLRELEVRVMKIQDELESGKRPRKSGMSIQQQVEHYRNKLLQKEFQKDEEKTKRSASKSKDRSKDDRKNKDRSRRNEEGGRKRSGERGDQARKSRSISPLKTRSPKWSKRSRSPSPVQKKSRSRSPHRSHRKAKKSKH